One part of the bacterium genome encodes these proteins:
- a CDS encoding Uma2 family endonuclease — MSLLAEMDPDVAYPATASVPDSDLHSRVRFLTYGALREHYAGRGDCYVGQDLNIYYRRGHPRAVAAPDVFVCFGVDPESLLNVASYRVWEVGAPPAFVLEIASKKTFPADVEVKPQKYLDMGVEEYWRFDPTGGEFFSPILQAERRADDRWAPIAVDVDDAGRFIGHSRALGLDLHAETQRLRFRDPTTGDPLLDPTEMRQDRDAAVARAQAAEAELAALRAALNNQP; from the coding sequence ATGAGCCTGCTGGCCGAGATGGATCCCGATGTGGCGTACCCCGCCACCGCCAGCGTGCCTGACTCCGATCTGCACTCGCGGGTGCGGTTCTTGACCTACGGCGCCCTGCGCGAACACTACGCCGGCCGCGGCGACTGCTACGTGGGCCAGGACCTCAACATCTACTACCGGCGCGGCCACCCCCGCGCGGTGGCGGCCCCCGACGTGTTCGTCTGCTTCGGCGTGGACCCCGAATCGCTGCTGAACGTCGCCAGCTACCGGGTCTGGGAGGTGGGCGCGCCGCCGGCGTTCGTGCTGGAGATCGCCTCCAAGAAGACGTTCCCCGCCGACGTCGAAGTGAAGCCGCAGAAGTACCTGGACATGGGCGTGGAGGAGTACTGGCGCTTCGACCCCACCGGCGGCGAGTTCTTCTCCCCGATTCTGCAGGCCGAGCGCCGCGCCGACGACCGTTGGGCGCCCATTGCGGTGGATGTCGACGACGCTGGCCGCTTCATCGGCCACAGCCGCGCCCTCGGCCTGGACCTGCACGCCGAAACCCAACGCCTGCGCTTCCGCGACCCCACAACCGGCGACCCGCTCCTCGACCCCACCGAAATGCGCCAAGACCGCGACGCCGCCGTCGCCCGCGCCCAAGCCGCCGAGGCGGAACTGGCGGCGCTGCGGGCAGCGCTGAACAACCAGCCGTAA
- the cysS gene encoding cysteine--tRNA ligase — protein MTRLYDTLRRAVVELRPRTPGEVSIYVCGPTVYDVPHLGHARTALTYDVLCRYLRRRGLTVRMVSNITDVDDKIIARAAEEGSTEEQVAARFTETYISEMGALGVAEPDERPRATGHITEMIEFVEELLRKDAAYVIDGAGVYFDVDRYPDYGRLPHRRVDELRDSAGARVAVDERKRDPLDFALWKAAKPGEPAWEAPWMRGRPGWHIECVAMSLGILGDGFDIHGGGSDLIFPHHENERAEAEAAGHRFAGLWMHSAMVNVAGEKMAKSAGNFATLAEVLATHDPRALRLAMLQAHYRSTMEIDEAVLAGAAAGIGRLDAFARRVGALGDVGGTAPTAAAEDARSAFVEAMDNDMGTPGAVAAIFDLLRAGNVSLDAGRSTDAAAALTAVRDLAGALGLHPAPPEAAGAPGGDTSGSTAGDATPGRLPPGRSEDGAIREEAVEVQRRVAERQAARDARDYATADRIRRELTELGIELEDTPDGTVWRRVR, from the coding sequence GTGACGCGCCTGTACGACACGCTCCGCCGCGCCGTGGTCGAGTTGCGGCCCCGCACGCCGGGAGAGGTCTCGATCTACGTGTGCGGGCCGACGGTCTACGACGTGCCGCACCTGGGCCACGCCCGTACGGCGCTGACATACGACGTGTTGTGCCGCTACCTGCGCCGGCGGGGTCTCACCGTCCGGATGGTCAGCAACATCACCGACGTGGACGACAAGATCATCGCCCGGGCCGCCGAGGAGGGAAGCACCGAGGAACAGGTGGCGGCCCGCTTCACCGAGACCTACATCAGCGAGATGGGTGCCCTCGGCGTGGCGGAACCCGACGAGCGGCCCAGGGCGACCGGTCACATCACCGAGATGATCGAGTTCGTCGAGGAGTTGCTGCGCAAGGACGCGGCGTACGTCATCGACGGGGCCGGGGTGTACTTCGACGTCGACCGCTACCCCGACTACGGCCGGCTCCCCCATCGCCGAGTCGACGAACTCCGCGACAGCGCCGGCGCCAGGGTGGCGGTGGACGAGCGCAAGCGCGACCCGCTGGACTTCGCCCTCTGGAAGGCGGCCAAGCCCGGCGAACCCGCCTGGGAGGCGCCGTGGATGCGCGGCCGGCCCGGCTGGCACATCGAGTGCGTGGCCATGTCGCTGGGCATCCTCGGCGACGGCTTCGACATCCACGGGGGCGGGTCGGACCTGATCTTCCCGCACCACGAGAACGAGCGGGCCGAGGCGGAGGCCGCGGGTCACCGCTTCGCCGGGCTCTGGATGCACTCGGCGATGGTGAACGTCGCCGGCGAGAAGATGGCCAAGTCCGCCGGCAATTTCGCCACCCTGGCCGAGGTGCTGGCGACCCACGACCCGCGGGCACTGCGCCTGGCGATGCTGCAGGCCCACTACCGCTCGACGATGGAGATCGACGAGGCGGTGCTCGCCGGAGCGGCCGCCGGCATCGGCCGCCTCGACGCCTTCGCCCGGCGCGTCGGCGCGCTGGGCGACGTCGGCGGGACGGCGCCGACCGCTGCCGCCGAGGACGCCCGGAGCGCCTTCGTCGAGGCCATGGACAACGACATGGGCACTCCCGGCGCGGTGGCCGCGATCTTCGACCTGCTGCGCGCCGGCAACGTCTCCCTGGACGCCGGGAGGTCCACCGACGCGGCGGCCGCCCTGACGGCCGTGCGCGACCTCGCCGGCGCCCTCGGTCTCCATCCGGCGCCCCCGGAGGCCGCGGGCGCCCCCGGTGGGGACACGTCCGGCTCGACGGCGGGCGACGCGACGCCCGGCCGGCTGCCGCCCGGCCGCTCCGAGGACGGGGCGATACGGGAGGAGGCGGTGGAGGTGCAGCGGCGCGTCGCCGAGCGGCAGGCGGCGCGGGACGCGCGGGACTACGCCACCGCCGATCGGATCCGGCGCGAGCTGACCGAACTCGGCATCGAGCTCGAGGACACCCCGGACGGCACGGTCTGGCGCAGGGTCCGCTGA
- the betA gene encoding choline dehydrogenase — MYDFIIVGGGSAGCALANRLSADRGSRVLVLEAGRRDWRWDVFIHMPAALSFPIGNRFYDWRFETEPEPHMGGRRVYHARGKVLGGSSSINGMIFQRGNPADYDRWAAADGMESWSYRHCLPYFKRMETCLAGADDYRGGDGPLVLERGPAASPLFAAFFEAVQQAGYELTADLNGYRQEGFAAFDRNIHRGRRLSAARAYLHPVLGRPNLTVECGTHINRVVFEGVRAVGVECSRRGRTRTVRGGRVILCGGAFGSVQLLQLSGVGAAGLLEPLGIPVVADRPGVGENLQDHLEVYVQHASKLPVSMQPHLRRRRRPWIGLQWLFRRGPGATNHFEGGGFVRSNLDESYPNLMFHFLPLAVRYDGTSPTGGHGYQVHVGPMYSDSRGWVRIRSADPRARPAILFNYLSTPRDRREWLETVRVTRAIMSRPAFAPYNAGELSPGPDVQSDADILDWVARDAETALHPSGTARLGRDEMAVVDPATMGVWGTEALSAVDASVMPKVTNGNIYAPVMMIAEKAADLLLGNTPLPPVDVPVYAGEPRQGRAAGAAPGRGAQTL, encoded by the coding sequence TTGTACGACTTCATCATCGTGGGCGGCGGCTCGGCCGGCTGCGCACTCGCCAACCGTTTGAGCGCCGACCGCGGTTCTCGTGTGCTCGTCCTGGAGGCGGGGCGGCGCGACTGGCGCTGGGACGTGTTCATCCACATGCCCGCGGCGCTGTCCTTCCCCATCGGCAACCGCTTCTACGACTGGCGCTTCGAGACCGAGCCGGAGCCGCACATGGGCGGCCGCCGCGTCTACCACGCCCGGGGCAAGGTCCTCGGCGGCTCGAGCTCCATCAACGGGATGATCTTCCAGCGCGGCAACCCGGCCGACTACGACCGCTGGGCCGCCGCCGACGGCATGGAGTCCTGGAGCTACCGCCACTGCCTGCCGTACTTCAAGCGCATGGAGACGTGCCTGGCGGGCGCCGACGACTACCGGGGCGGCGACGGCCCGCTGGTCCTGGAGCGGGGCCCCGCCGCGAGCCCGCTGTTCGCAGCCTTCTTCGAGGCCGTGCAGCAGGCCGGGTACGAACTGACCGCCGACCTGAACGGCTACCGCCAGGAGGGCTTCGCCGCCTTCGACCGCAACATCCACCGGGGGCGGCGGCTGTCGGCGGCGCGGGCCTACCTGCATCCCGTGCTGGGGAGGCCGAACCTCACCGTCGAGTGCGGCACGCACATCAACCGCGTCGTCTTCGAGGGCGTCCGCGCCGTCGGCGTCGAGTGCAGCCGGCGCGGCCGCACGCGCACCGTGCGCGGCGGGCGGGTGATCCTGTGCGGCGGGGCGTTCGGTTCGGTCCAGCTGCTGCAGCTCTCCGGCGTCGGTGCGGCCGGCCTCCTGGAGCCTCTGGGCATCCCGGTCGTTGCCGATCGGCCGGGCGTCGGCGAGAACCTGCAGGACCACCTCGAGGTGTACGTGCAGCACGCCTCCAAGCTGCCGGTGTCGATGCAGCCGCACCTGCGGCGTCGGCGGCGCCCGTGGATCGGCCTGCAGTGGCTGTTCCGCCGGGGTCCGGGCGCCACCAACCACTTCGAGGGCGGCGGGTTCGTGCGCAGCAACCTCGACGAGTCCTACCCCAACCTTATGTTCCACTTCCTGCCGCTGGCGGTCCGCTACGACGGCACCTCGCCCACCGGCGGCCACGGCTACCAGGTGCACGTGGGCCCCATGTACTCCGACTCGCGCGGCTGGGTGCGGATCCGCTCGGCCGACCCGCGGGCCCGCCCGGCGATCCTGTTCAACTACCTCTCGACGCCCCGGGACCGCCGCGAGTGGCTGGAGACCGTCCGCGTCACCCGCGCCATCATGAGCCGACCGGCCTTCGCGCCCTACAACGCCGGCGAGCTCTCACCCGGCCCCGACGTGCAGAGCGACGCCGACATCCTGGACTGGGTGGCCCGCGACGCCGAGACGGCGCTGCACCCCTCGGGAACGGCGCGCCTGGGCCGCGACGAGATGGCGGTGGTGGATCCGGCGACGATGGGCGTGTGGGGAACCGAGGCTCTCAGCGCAGTGGACGCCTCGGTCATGCCGAAGGTCACCAACGGCAACATCTACGCCCCGGTGATGATGATCGCCGAGAAGGCCGCCGACCTGCTGTTGGGCAACACGCCGCTGCCCCCCGTCGACGTGCCGGTCTACGCCGGCGAGCCGCGACAGGGTCGAGCCGCAGGAGCCGCGCCTGGCCGCGGGGCTCAGACCTTGTAG
- a CDS encoding MBL fold metallo-hydrolase, producing MGLSVTILGCSGSYSGPGLACTGYLVESDTARVWLDAGPGTLANLQRHRSLTEIDAIVVTHEHPDHWLDLAMAFIACRYFLDRGPMPVYGTAGTHALAIALAGAHDLSPTLDWRLISDGDRVVIGDQRWRFSRTDHPVETLAPRVDSGGRSFAFSADTGEGWSFARLGTGIDLGLCEATYLHRDLVPPSPHLSARQAGAMAAEAGVKRLLLTHLAPGSDAPAFGREAAEAFGAPVELVDVDQRYDV from the coding sequence ATGGGGCTGAGCGTCACGATTCTGGGCTGCTCGGGCTCCTACAGTGGCCCCGGCCTGGCCTGCACCGGCTACCTGGTGGAGTCCGACACCGCCCGGGTGTGGCTGGACGCCGGGCCCGGCACGCTGGCGAACCTCCAGCGCCACCGGTCGCTCACCGAGATCGACGCCATCGTCGTCACCCACGAGCACCCCGACCACTGGTTGGACCTGGCGATGGCCTTCATCGCCTGCCGCTACTTCCTGGACCGCGGGCCCATGCCCGTCTACGGGACCGCGGGCACGCACGCCCTGGCCATCGCCCTCGCCGGGGCGCACGATCTGTCGCCCACTCTGGACTGGCGCCTCATCAGCGACGGCGACAGGGTTGTCATCGGCGACCAGCGATGGCGGTTCTCCCGCACGGACCATCCTGTGGAGACCCTCGCCCCCCGGGTGGACAGCGGCGGGCGCTCCTTCGCCTTCTCCGCCGACACCGGCGAGGGCTGGTCGTTCGCCCGACTCGGCACCGGGATCGACCTGGGCCTGTGCGAGGCGACCTACCTGCACCGGGACCTCGTCCCGCCGTCGCCGCACCTGAGCGCCCGCCAAGCGGGGGCCATGGCGGCCGAGGCCGGCGTGAAACGGCTCCTGCTCACCCACCTGGCGCCCGGCTCCGACGCTCCGGCGTTCGGGCGGGAGGCCGCCGAGGCGTTCGGCGCCCCGGTGGAACTCGTCGACGTCGACCAGCGTTACGACGTCTGA